Proteins found in one Coffea eugenioides isolate CCC68of chromosome 5, Ceug_1.0, whole genome shotgun sequence genomic segment:
- the LOC113770522 gene encoding anthocyanidin 3-O-glucosyltransferase 2-like, with translation MKKAELVFVTVPEIGHLVSCVELAKLLVECDERLSITVLIMKLPFDPKVSSYTNSLLETPNLHIRYLELMKEEPSSQLSSFLSIFLRFIDNHKSCVREVLAEISNSVSSHLGGIVIDMFCTSLIDVANEFGVPSYIFYPGGAATLGVLFQLQSLRDDLNEAVSHYENSDVELALPTYINPVPAKLLSSALLEKDGGVDMVLDQAKRYRKTKGIIINTFLEFESHAIHALSNDKTIPPVYAVGPVLNLKGSNSQNQETEMIMKWLDLQPECSVVFLCFGSGGSFDGDQVKEIAYALERSGYRFLWSLRRPSPKEKFEFPSEYENLDEVMPEGFLQRTAAVGKVIGWAPQAAVLSHPAVGGFVSHCGWNSILESVWCGVPVATWPLYAEQQENAFLMVKDLAMAVEIKIDFKRDFVLGVSSEILSADVIERGIKHLMDPENEIREKVKEMKEKSRLAPNEGGSSFSSLRRFLEDVLDNIP, from the coding sequence atgaaaaaagcaGAGCTGGTTTTCGTTACTGTACCAGAGATTGGCCACTTAGTATCATGTGTTGAACTAGCAAAGCTTCTCGTTGAATGTGATGAACGATTATCGATCACCGTCCTGATTATGAAGCTGCCTTTTGATCCAAAAGTCAGTAGCTACACAAATTCGTTGTTAGAAACTCCGAATTTGCACATAAGGTACCTTGAGCTCATGAAAGAAGAGCCTTCTTCTCAATTGTCGTCTTTTCTTTCGATTTTCCTTCGATTTATCGACAACCATAAAAGTTGTGTGAGGGAGGTTCTTGCTGAAATATCCAATTCTGTTTCGTCGCATCTTGGTGGGATCGTCATAGACATGTTTTGCACCTCTTTGATTGATGTAGCCAATGAATTTGGGGTTCCTTCCTATATATTTTACCCAGGTGGTGCTGCAACGCTCGGCGTTTTATTCCAGTTGCAAAGTCTGAGGGATGATCTCAATGAAGCTGTGAGCCATTACGAGAATTCAGACGTTGAATTAGCTTTGCCTACTTACATCAATCCTGTTCCAGCTAAACTTTTGTCATCTGCATTGTTGGAGAAGGATGGAGGTGTCGACATGGTCCTCGATCAGGCAAAAAGATACAGGAAGACCAAGGGAATCATAATTAACACTTTCCTTGAGTTTGAATCCCATGCGATTCACGCCTTGAGCAATGATAAAACCATCCCACCAGTATATGCAGTAGGGCCTGTATTGAATCTGAAGGGAAGCAATagtcaaaatcaagaaactgaGATGATTATGAAATGGCTAGATCTTCAGCCAGAATGTTCTGTTGTGTTCCTTTGCTTTGGTAGTGGAGGTAGTTTTGATGGTGACCAAGTGAAGGAAATTGCCTATGCACTCGAGCGCAGTGGATATCGATTCCTCTGGTCATTGAGAAGGCCTTCACCTAAAGAAAAATTTGAGTTTCCAAGTGAGTATGAGAACCTGGATGAAGTCATGCCAGAAGGGTTCTTGCAGCGAACTGCAGCTGTTGGAAAAGTTATTGGATGGGCACCACAGGCGGCAGTTCTATCCCATCCTGCTGTGGGGGGCTTTGTTTCTCACTGTGGTTGGAACTCAATATTGGAAAGCGTTTGGTGCGGTGTGCCAGTGGCAACTTGGCCGCTTTATGCAGAGCAGCAGGAGAATGCATTCCTAATGGTGAAAGACTTGGCAATGGCAGTGGAgatcaaaatagatttcaaaagGGATTTCGTACTGGGTGTGAGTAGTGAGATTTTGAGTGCAGATGTGATTGAAAGAGGGATTAAACATCTCATGGATCCTGAGAATGAAATCAGAGAGAAGGTGAAGGAAATGAAAGAGAAGAGCAGGTTGGCTCCTAATGAAGGAGGATCATCCTTTTCTTCCTTGAGGCGTTTTCTTGAAGATGTGTTAGATAACATTCCATGA